In the genome of Sebastes umbrosus isolate fSebUmb1 chromosome 14, fSebUmb1.pri, whole genome shotgun sequence, one region contains:
- the LOC119502525 gene encoding somatostatin receptor type 2-like, with protein sequence MDSWIFPSSPPNLSEHLMYESFMQSNETDTHRNYTDHTFNKTSTVVITCLYFLVCTVGLCGNALVIYVILRYAKMKTVTNIYILNLAVADVLFMLGLPFIAIQLAMVHWPFGPVLCRVVMTVDSLNQFTSIFCLMVMSIDRYLAVVHPIKSTKWRKPRMAKTINLTVWGVSLMVNLPIVIYSGIITKHDGCFCTIVWPEPQEAYYTAFMFYTFILGFFLPLMVICLCYLCIIFKVKSSGIRVGSSKRKRSERKVTRMVSIVVAVFVFCWLPFYVFNVTSVTGTISTTPILRSTFAFVVVLGYANSCANPILYAFLSENFKKSFQNVLCIKKVGGLDEADRSDSRQDKSRMINDPTETQSSLLNGDLQTSI encoded by the coding sequence ATGGACTCCTGGATCTTCCCATCGTCCCCTCCGAACCTGTCGGAGCACCTCATGTATGAAAGCTTCATGCAGAGCAACGAGACCGACACCCACAGGAACTACACGGACCACACCTTCAACAAGACCAGCACGGTGGTCATCACCTGCTTGTACTTCCTGGTTTGCACCGTGGGGCTCTGCGGGAACGCCCTCGTCATCTACGTCATCCTCCGCTACGCCAAGATGAAGACGGTCACCAACATCTACATCCTCAACCTGGCGGTGGCCGACGTGCTGTTCATGCTGGGCCTGCCGTTCATCGCCATCCAGCTGGCGATGGTCCACTGGCCGTTCGGCCCCGTGCTCTGCAGGGTGGTGATGACCGTCGACTCCCTGAACCAGTTCACCTCCATCTTCTGCCTGATGGTGATGAGCATCGACCGCTACCTGGCTGTGGTGCATCCCATTAAGTCCACAAAGTGGCGCAAGCCGCGCATGGCCAAGACTATTAACTTGACGGTGTGGGGGGTGTCGCTGATGGTCAACCTGCCCATCGTTATCTACAGCGGCATCATCACGAAGCACGACGGCTGCTTCTGCACCATCGTGTGGCCCGAGCCCCAAGAGGCCTACTACACGGCGTTCATGTTCTACACCTTCATCCTGGGCTTCTTCCTGCCCCTCATGGTCATCTGCCTCTGCTACCTGTGCATCATCTTCAAGGTGAAGTCCTCGGGCATCCGCGTGGGCTCCTCCAAGAGGAAGCGCTCGGAGCGGAAGGTGACCCGGATGGTGTCCATCGTGGTGGCGGTGTTCGTCTTCTGCTGGCTGCCCTTCTACGTCTTCAACGTCACCTCGGTGACGGGCACCATCAGCACCACGCCCATCCTGAGGAGCACCTTTGCGTTCGTGGTTGTCCTGGGATACGCCAACAGCTGCGCCAACCCCATCCTCTACGCCTTCCTGTCGGAGAACTTCAAGAAGAGTTTCCAGAATGTTCTGTGTATCAAGAAGGTGGGCGGGCTGGATGAGGCTGACCGCAGCGACAGCCGGCAGGACAAGTCTCGCATGATAAACGACCCCACGGAGACCCAGAGTTCTCTGCTCAACGGGGACCTGCAGACCAGCATCTGA